The sequence CCAACTTCTATCTGAATGAAGTTGTCGTGGCTCTTGCTTACATGGTTTAACTTTTAGTTTTCTGTGTGTCATGTCAGGCAGTGGACTCTATGATCTGCATGGGTCCATTCCACCTCAGGATATTCTACGATTTAAACTAGAAGTCAGGTGAGGATCTCCAATCCTAGCCTTGCTTCTGCCAAGTGTGTGTTTTATACATTCCAAACCAGATGATTCTCAGGTAATTATGAGGTGAATACATGAAAACTAGGGAGATATTTCTCTTACCAAATACACCCACTGCTTCATAATGAGTATAAATATCTTCCATAGCAACAGAACAAGTGCTGACATGCGGATTCTGCTCTTCAATTTTCATATGATTGTAGGATCCAATTTGAATTCCAGAGCTGTTAGTTATGTTGTACTTGACTGAATCATCTGTATAGGGAACTTTAACACAAATTTACAAACAACAGCATAAGGTTCAAATATCAAGAAGTAACATAAGGAGGAAAAAGTTCCACTAATAAGGGGAGTGATATTCATTGCACTTGATGTAGAAATAACCATTTACTGGCAACTGTGCTGTGAGTGTATTTTCGCTATGCAGTGATACGCAAGTGTACTTTAGTGAAAGCCAGTCTATTCTATGACAGAGTGCCTCAACCAAGCTGATAGTTACTAGACTGTAAATAATGTTCTCTGTGCCTTGGGAATGCATAGTAGCACTCTTGTTTTCTGCTGCCTAACAGCTTCAGGAGGTCAGCCTTGACTCAAATGctctttttgtttaaattttaaaggcTCACTTCTGCCtctcagctttatttttcatagatGTAAAGTGCAAGTTTACACTTATGACTTCTGAGTTCTGCAAGACAACAGCAAATGTAGTTTCATGTTGCTCATAAAATATGATTAGTAAAACACATAATTTGATCTTTTGTTTACGGTTGTCTGATTTCCACATGCAGCATGAAGCTAAGTCACTATTCAGTTTAGGAGAGGTCAGTTTTCTGTTCTCTTGACAGTGTTTTCTGAACTCTGCTTGGATAATTCTCCACTAAACATTCTAACTCTAGCTTAACTGGTGAATCTCATAACCTGGGTCTGAAATTGAAGTACAGATACTTAAAATGATACACCAAGCTCTGTATTTAATCACCTGGAATCATGGTTACATCCTTGCTACACACTCAGTTGCAATGTGAAGTGTGAGCATCTATAGTTATGTATGAAAATCTGACTAAGTATACTTAATATATGCTAACCTGGGACTGAAAGCCAGAAATATTATATGTATGCATTATTAGATTGATGAAATTGCAAAAAAGGAATGCATTTTATGATGTCTCATGACACTACTACTTCTACTCATAACATTATgattcctgtattttttttttaagaggcaGAGGACTCAGGAAACACATCATATTTGtagttaaaaatagaaagaaaccTCATGTTTGCTATGTTCTTATCTGGCAACAAAATGAATGTAGCATAACATATGAAAATAGATACACATACTTTGTCAATATTACAGtattaagaggaaaaattacTACACTTATAAATCTCCTTTCCCAAACCTTTACACTTTGCAGCTTCTCAGGTTTGGGTCATCATTTAAGGGGGGCAGAGTCAGGAAGACAGAAACCTCCTCGTTCAAGTTTTCTTTGTAGTGTAGATCACTTAGAAACTGGACAAGCCTTTGAAAGGGTTAATTAAAGAATTCATAATGCCCCAAGCAGCACAACTTTAAAGGAGCATGTATTAATAACTCCTGAAGGATATCACATGATTTTAGGGGTTCAAGCCAGTTGAACTGTAGAGACCTGTGCCCCAATGAAGACTGATCACCATGAAGCCTATAGCTAGAAATTTGTACTAAAATACAGAGCAAGATAGGACAAAGTGTTCCAAATGTGTGTGTGgttccagagctgggcagagtgACAACAACTTGAAGTTTAATCTAAGGAAGTGACTAGGTTAGGTGTACAGGAGATCTTGCAATGctcttatatttttaaagttcttacATTAAAGAATATGTTGTCCATGATTTatcaaatatcaaatatttaatgGTGTGTTTAGGTCCTGATAGAGACAGGACTAAGTGTTACCTTTGATACTGAAAACTTCAGCTATGGTTAGAGGTATTAAGCaataacagaaattatttcaagttCCTGAAATCTTTTGCTTTACTGGTCAGGATGCAATGCACAGCCTGTTGGCTACCAGGGCAGATGAAGGCCACAGCACTTACCTGAGCTTACTCTGGGTGCACTAGGATGGTATGCAAATGTTCCCCTTGGGAAAGAAGTGGAATCCCTGTAAcctgtagaaagaaaaaaacctcaaagaaaTGCCAAAAGCATTATGTAAATAGAAAAGTAGATATACTTAACAATGACTGCCGTATTTGTGACAATGTGAGTATACAGTGCtcttaaatacatatataagAAGCTTTTTAATTAACAGGATTGTGTCTCTTTGAATAACTCTAGTTTAAGCAATGATCTTATTGAGGTTTTGCTGAGTTACTAATAGCTTTAACCATCCTTGGATCTCAGTGAGGACAATGGGATTCCATGTGGGTGTAGGAATACCTGGCAGTGTGGGATCAGAGCACACTGCAGTTACAGACTGAGCTGCATGTATGAGGTATTCAAACTGGCAAATTCCAAACTCCCAAGTGTGAGGTCTTGGATGCTCACAGATGAATTCTGCAACTCATACTGGGGCAGCAAGAGCAGATGGGTTACAGTCACCCATCAAAAAGTCAGTGAGGAACTGAAATGCAGCTCTTGTGCACCTCAGTCTGGTATCTGCTACACTATTTCACACGGTCTTCCtataataaatgttttctttatttctttcaaacagAAGATTTTCCTTTATTAGTGATGTTGAAAATTCTAATGCTTGCCTTCTGACATGACAGCCCTTGGATTCATGTCAGTAAATAAATTCACATAAACAACTAATCACAGCCTCTGCATTAATAATTCAACAGAAAAACACCTTTGTGGCATTCTGCTTGTAAAAAGCTAGGCATTTTCTTGTGAGATGACCTGGAAAATAACACCATGCTAAAAATACTCAAGAGTAGGGGCAGGCATCTCATGCTGTCTCTAGTTCCTCAAAGTTGTATCTTGTAGGTTTCCAGTTACCACTTATTTCTATGCTTTGTTAATGCCCGAtattctcttccttctttgtcTCCATACCTTTCTACTCCATGGCTTGCCAGCAAACACCAACAGAAGCTCTGCCTCAGCACCAGGCAGAGCTCTCTAGAGAAACCAGTTCCAAGCGTTAGCTCCTTGCTGGCTCCCTAGGTTCAGGAGTCTCTCAGGTTGTTGCAAGCCAAGCTAAAAAATACCCAtctattttctgaaatgctACAAGTGTTTCTTCACAAGTAGAACCTATGGTATGAATGTTACAGTTTTGAGAGTCAAAGTTCTCCTCAGCTTTCCTAGAATGACTGGTAGCAGCTCCAGATTTTGTGAGCTGCTTTAGTAGTACTTGCTGTCTGCTCTTCCTTGGCTGATAGAGTCAGCTGTTGGGTCTCATACTCTCTGTTACACTGATGCTTTAGAAATGGTTCATTTGAAATTGGCAGCCTGACATCAGCGAAAGCAGCATAATGAAGTCACAGCTACAGTGTTTTAACTTTGAGTCAACAAAGAGAACTTAATGAAAAGAATTCACCCTTTCTATATTACAGATCAGCCTGAAATAAGCAGCTTGTTCCCTGAGCTACAAAACTCTCTCGACCACTTCACTGAATAGAGGAAAAGCATGTTTTCAGAAACATAGGTGTTGGAGAAGGAGGAATCTCACCTGTATCTGCGTCTGAATTCTTTGAATACCAGTTTACATTGGTCGGTGATGTCAGGTTTTGTCCAGATTCTGGCACAGGATGTTTACTTAGGCTAAAGTTACTGGCTGAACACAATCCATAGGTATCCACCACGTTTCCTGTTGGAAGACTGTTGGGACTGGGCCCATAATAAACATCTACATTCCGTTTTGGTGTTGTTGCAGCTACTTGTGGCCAGAAATATGGATTAGTGTTTGATCCTGTTTTTTCAGCTCTTGGATACAGCTCACTCAGTTGAGAAGTAGGGGATGGCTTTGCAAATGGATCGCAGGAAACTCTCCgtctcctctcttcctctatAATTTCAGGGCTGTACAGCACAGGTGGAACTGCTTTATCCATCCGGCTCCCAAAGGCATGGTAGTTGTATTCATGCTGAAGTTTTCTTTCCAGATTATCAGGAGGTACAAATGAGGTCTCACAGCTCTCAACGGGCTGGTTCTCAGGGGAGGCAGCAAACAGGGCTTCATTAACCTCACTGGTCATGGGACCCTGGGAGCTGTGTAGAGAATTAGGCTGATCTGAAAGGGAAGAACATTAAATGTTTGAAAACATTCAAATGCAAGTATTTAACTTGTTGCAATGATAGTAAGATCTATTAACCtactttattattattgtatATCTAAAAGGTTTCAATAAAACATAACTTCCAGCGTAAGACattctataaaataaaactcagcTTTACTGACAAATAGAACAGATTTTTATCTAGGAAGTACAGGTTTGCTTAAGCTATCAGTGTTAAAATCTCACTATCTCGAGTAGTGTGAGAATTCACTGTATACTCTGCTTGTATTGATATCAAGTTTTCAACCATTGAAACAAACATTCCTGGAGGCATTTGTAGGATCTGATTTACTGGTGTGTCTCCTCTGGCATTATCTGGAGTTTGATTAGTGCAAAACTAAGGTGTAACAGGATGGAAGATAATGCCACTGTAATAACAGGTGTAATTTCATACAGCACAAATAATTTGCCATTAAAATCTTGTTTAAAAATGATTATGTAAAGTGTCCTGTCTGGGTATGTCATGATGAATACTCTTCCAAAGAATACCTTTTTACAAGTAATGTCTACCAGATAAAATAGTCTGTGTCATCTATACCTTTCAACCTAATTCTCTGTATCAAAGGAAGCTCTACTTCAGAATTAAACTAGATGGAGCTATAATCTGTATGGTGGTGTAGCATTCCAACACTAAATaagaaccaaaaaaatctgtttgttactacttgtaattatttttaagggtAGGACTACAGATGCTTTCTTAAGGTTCTGAAAGCTTCACACTTTTCTAGAAAATATCATAAATTCCTTGAAGCAAGGGACACTTACAGAGCACTGTAAAACCAGAATAAAGTGTATGTATGCGCTTCTATTTAGCTCAGATAATGCTAGTGAACTGGGTTCCCCCCAAATTACATTATTTCAGCCCATATTAGGCAGGACCAAAACTAGTTCCTTTGGATGGCTGTATATTAGAACACCTTCAGTAGGACTTGCTCTGCTTGTTTTGCTATCACTGCTAGAGAGGAAGTGGGAGGAATGGTTAATACAGAAATAACCCCATCCAAAGTGACAGCTCTTAGCAATTCAGTATTAGCATAAAAACTATGTGGCATCTGCTCTCCAGGGCAAGCTTGAGATAGATGTATGAACAGATCCTGTGGGATGCCTTTCTGAACAGATCCTGTGGGATACCTTTCACTACCACTGTCTGAGTGATGCCCATTGACTAGAGAAAAACCCCtgcctttggggtttttctggcaAGATAGCATCTTTCTGCAGTGGAGATTGACAACAAAGTCTTTTGTACTTAAAACATGGGAGCAtctgcaaactgcagcagtCATACACGATTCTTTCTGCACAGGAAATGTAACTACACTCACTTAAAAATAGAGCAGTGGGGCTGCCCTAAGTCCATCAGTTCTACTGAGGAACAGTTGTGGGAAACCTGGCTTTAGGGAAGATTTATTAGTTGCATTTACAGTTTAATCGTGCCTTAGATAACTcagcataattttatttctactggattttttattatttcttgtaAATCAGTGTTGCAAATAAGATCCTGTGTCTCTTGACATTAAGAAACTTTGGAAAGAGAATTCCAGATACACTACTACAGAACTCTAACTCTATCATATTAGATATATTATCACATATTAGACAGCCAGCTCTATAAAATTGCCAAAAATGCAACTCATCCAAGATTTGATCAAAGTatgacagaaaagaagaaaaaaccctgtCTACTAGTGTTCCTCAGATTCCTTAGAGAGCAAAGTCCTAAACAAAGGAATAATTTACAATTATGTATCTTGGTCATATTCAGAGCATTCATAAGAAaggatggagggggaaaaagaaaggtctTAATGAAATTAAAGCCTATAAACCAAGCAGTCGGCGTGACTAAAAAGACGAGAAGATGAAAAGTAATTATCAAAGTGACCACCGTAAAGCTGAATATTGAACAAAATTTTTGGCATGGAAGAGGAAAGCATAAGAGTGTAAAAGGAGATGGAAATTATAAGTGTAACTTCTGGGAGCAAATAACATCTTCTCAGTGATTACAATTCTTTCTGAGGTGCTGAATAATTGAGTCTCTTCAAAACCCTTAATGGTAAGGTTACTTGCTTTGTACACAACTTTATCTTTGGCAAATAGACAGAATAATGATGTGCTAGTGACTTACCTACTTGACCATTGCTGGTATCTGCTGGTGCAGCATCTATTTGAAGGGATTCCATGCTATGCAGCAGTTCATTTGACTCAGGCTGCATTTTCTGCATGTGAGAACAAATGATCAAATTAAAGGCAAAAGCTTAAACAAAGGGACTACCTGTAGAATATGAAACAGCACAGCTTCACTGTGAAGTGACCTGGATGAACAGATTCTATCGGTCTCTGGGAAAAGATCCCATCTCTTTCAGAGAGCACAGCCTGACAGGAAATACCCATTGCTTTGCTACAAGTGGGCAAAATCTTTTCTTCAATGAAGGGAGGGAGGACTGCAGTATATAATACTCTGACTTGGCCAAACAATACCCTTGCCTACATGAATGTGACCTTAATCCAGAGTGGCTCTGGATTGTCTGACTTGTATTTAATAGCCAGACTTTTGGCAAGCAATTTCAGTGAGGGGATTCTGCTGAGGTAAAGGTAGCAAACATGCATCCTCATCTGTGGATCTATATTTAATAAGCTCATTCATCAACAGGGAAGAAGAGGTGAGAAATCATTAACATTCAGGTTTAGGCACATTGACTTACAAAGACTATTAGAAATGAGGGGTTTAGAgtaaattttcagaaagaagcAGTACAATTTCCTTTCTATAACCCTCATCCTCACTTAACTAGAGTGAAGGCAAAATCTACTCCTGTTCTACTCTTTTGATGTTCCCATTATTCAGGCTTTGctggaagtaattttttattaacctgcaaaaattatttctcaacTTCCTCAAGTGCTGCTTACTCATAAAATGATTTTCAAAGGTAGAGTTTGtgttagtattttttaaaattaaaccaaataaGTACTTTCACAGATTAAAAATCAACAACGCCTACCTATCTCTTCCCAAAAAATCTACTTCCCTCCAAAAGCAAAAGGTAATGTTCTAACACAAATTACAACCATAGGTCCTTAGATTTTACTTGAGTAATGGAATTGCTTGAACAGGGGGGTTAAACCAAATGACTTTTGGTTGCTTTCAtcctcaaccattctgtgattctgtgatcctttTTGTTAGGAGGCTTCCATGAttgctgggcaggcagcagggaggctATGCCCAAACTCTCTAAGCCAGGTTGCTACTGAAGCTGTACTTGTAATTCACACAGTGACTTGCCACGGATCCACTCTTCACAATCTGTGCCTTGATTGTAATGGATGCTTTCCTTCCTGAGAAAGTAATAAACTCACAGCCCATTTCCTACATAGTCATTTTGTCCCTATGATATGAGAGGTGCATCTGCAGAGAGCTAATGCATGCAGTAAAATTTGCCATGGTGCTGATTTGGGGTTGCTGTCATAAATTagacatatatgtatatatagcTCATATTGGGAGTTTGATCAAATCAGTTCAAGAAATCTGTTTCATCCGTTTCACTTTGCAAAACTCTGTTGCTTTTTTGAACAATTACTGGTGCTTCATAAACATCACATGAAAtgagtaatttttatttccacaatTGAAGACTTGGTGAGAAggaagcacttaaaaaaaagtgaaagaatgGTTTCACAAggaagtttgttttgttttgtttttttcttagttaaGAATACTCTCTGTATTGTCTGTGAGTGAAGTCTATACAGTCAAGTGACGAAATTCATAATATGTGTGATAAAAAGGTTCAATTATCAGCCCAGTTTTTCAAGAAGTTATGATTCTCTTATTCTCAGTCaggaaattattcttttaatcATAGTTTTTAAACTTACAGCCAGAAAAGTAAGACAAACCAACTTGGACACTCAGGAAAATTATCTGATTTTAACTTTTACCTGTTAAGATTACTGTGGAATACCTTCCTGGTCTCAAGCAGACTGAGACTCATTAGACACTGCCTGAAGACAGGGCAAAAATTACCAAGAATTTATGAAGTTACTTTAAATCAGATTCTGCCACTTTCGAATTGATAggaataacattttattttgtgagtgAGAGTTAGTGGATATATGAGGAGCTTTTGCGAAATACCATCATAGAATCAGCATGCCCCTCAGGTGGAAACAGACCTTGGGCCCACCTCCTGCTCAAAATGGTCACTTATAGGACTGGAATTGGTAGCTCAGAACTTTGTGCAGTTGGGTTTAAATACCTCCAATGATGGTGACTGGACAACCTCTTTAGATAACTTgtgccactgctctgctctcctcagagggaaatgttttcgggttttttcatttcactcttACATCCAAGTTTGAGTCTCTCTTGTTTCtgtatttgtcttttttctctgGTCCTCACACAATGTGCTGCTGTGAAGAGCTCAGCTCTGAATTCTCAGACTCCTCACACACAGGGGCAGGTTGCTATTTCTCTGTCCTCCAAAGCCATTGCATGTCTGGGCTGAATTCCCATCTCCTATTGGGACTAACAAGGTCTGAGCAGGTCTGCTGCCTGTGACACTGCTGGTGCCAGGCAGGCTGTGGCTAGTGTCCCGGTTGCTGTTCTCCACCACCCTGAGGTTCttcttggcagtgctgctccctggctgggcaggtCCCGGTTGGCACTGAAGCCAGGGGTTATTTAATCCCAGGTGCAACACATTCCTCTTGTGCTTTCTGAATTTCACAAGGTTTCTGTCATTCCTCCAGCCTGCAGCTATCAGCCTTGTCCTTGTGACTGTCTTGATTAGTCCTTCTAGTTTAGTGCACACCTTATGTGTGTTCATCTCTTCTGTCAGGTCACTGACAGAGGAGTAAACCAGGGCAGGTCCCAGCCCTCtgcactcctgcagctgcttttggcCTGCAGGTGAAGTAGGACCCATCAACTGCTCTCCTCTGGGACTCACCATCCAACCTGTTTTCATCTGCTCATCCAGACAGCAACATCTGAACTTGGATACAAGAGTAGTTTGGGAGAGAGTGTTGAAAACCTTCTGAAGGTTGAGATAAATGACATGCACCGCTCTGCCCTCATTCACAAATCCAGCTATTTTATCACAGCAGGAAATCGTATCAGTCAAGCATGATCAGTGTTGGAGTGGCAGAATCTGGCTGTAATTGGGGCTGGGAAGAAGGAATGTGGGGAACTTTAAAATGCTTAGAAAGCTACTCACTTTTAAATTCTTCAGATcttcttcaatattttttcctagctCTTCATAGTAAAATGGCTTGTATCTTTCACTgatttctgcaaaaataaaagaactaaGTGAAAATggttttcaaagaaaagtaaaagtgAATTGTACTGTTAACAATCTTGGTGGAAAAGGCACGAGAATGAAGACTTCTACAAAGTCAGAAGCAAGAAAGGTATACCTACATTTGTAATTTGTTCACATGGTACATTTAGTCTCAAACAGTAACAAGAACAGGATGACTTCTGTAGATTtggatttgttgttgttgttgtagtATAGGTTTTTATAGTGAAATCTGTCTATGATCAGTGCCTGAGAGCATCGTTCC comes from Camarhynchus parvulus chromosome 2, STF_HiC, whole genome shotgun sequence and encodes:
- the RIPK1 gene encoding receptor-interacting serine/threonine-protein kinase 1 isoform X2, with product MSLEDIHMNTKDLLEKKQLDAGGFGTISLCLHKKYGFVVLKKVYTGPQRTEYNVSLLEEGRIMRRLQHDRVVKLLGVILEDGNYSLVMEYVDRGNMMKVLQNLSLPLSVRGRFVLEITEGMLYLHEQGFVHKDLKPENILVDRDFHIKIADLGVASFKSWSRLTQEETVRQKQMKSSYQNNAGTLFYMAPEHLRCVNAKPVEKSDVYSFGIVIWAIFANKEPYENGINETQICFGIMNGNRPDIKEITDKCPVQVIDLMKQCWDEDSEKRPTFAEISERYKPFYYEELGKNIEEDLKNLKKMQPESNELLHSMESLQIDAAPADTSNGQVDQPNSLHSSQGPMTSEVNEALFAASPENQPVESCETSFVPPDNLERKLQHEYNYHAFGSRMDKAVPPVLYSPEIIEEERRRRVSCDPFAKPSPTSQLSELYPRAEKTGSNTNPYFWPQVAATTPKRNVDVYYGPSPNSLPTGNVVDTYGLCSASNFSLSKHPVPESGQNLTSPTNVNWYSKNSDADTGYRDSTSFPRGTFAYHPSAPRVSSVPYTDDSVKYNITNSSGIQIGSYNHMKIEEQNPHVSTCSVAMEDIYTHYEAVGVFGLSDNL